The window TCAAGGACTTCGAATCGCGTTAACGAACGATCCCGATGCaggtaataataaatatttcataatttattATACTTTTTATCAATTAATGACatgatatatttaaaaataaaaatatatatcgctAACATAAATTGTATTTATCAATTTATTAATGTGTTAGGGAACGATTAGATCACTGAATGAAAACGATACAAAATGTTTCGCGAATATTCCgacgaaaatataaattatcatTCCTTATCTTCGAGAAACGATAATGGAATCACTACAATTATTCAAATACATATATTTCATAATAAACGATAAACATACAGGAGCGCTATTTTAGTTAAAAACATTTTCATTGATAAGTATATAAGGTAcatgatttttaaaaatcgataaattattcaattgcaatatttatatttatccaAAAGCATTATCGAAGCATTTCTCTACTACGATTAGTGATATTTGGCGAAGACGTGGCATTTGGCGGTGTCTTTCGTTGCACGGTTGATCTTCAAAAAGAATTTGGCAAGGACCGCGTGTTCAACACGCCGCTCTGCGAACAAGGAATTGCTGGGTTTGGAATTGGTTTAGCCACTGCTGGTGTAACAGCGATCGCAGAAATTCAATTCGCGGATTACATAttccctgctttcgatcaggtATTGTTTTTAATCGTGAAGtcacaaataaatttctgtCGTTTACTTTCGAACAGTTTATAATTACAATTACATCGAATGCATTATTGCACGTATAAAATACGTATTTCTCGTTTACAGTGCAAAAATATTTGCTAATTTCCGTTATTTTATCTTCAGCTGGTAAACGAAGCTGCCAAGGTAAGATATCGAAGCGGCGGTGAATTCGACTGTGGAAAACTAACAATTCGAACACCGTGTGGAGCTGTTGGTCACGGAGGGCTTTATCATTCTCAAAGTCCAGAAGCATATTTCGCGCATACGCCAGGATTGAAGGTACACTTTATGACAATaactataataaaaattttacatttcCCAATATCAAAACAGGGTTacttcgtaaagacaaagatttaaCGCGAGACTATGttccgtgaaattttctgcgctACTCGTCGGCGATTGTTGAATCAGGCAACCGCGAAATGGGTTATCGACGAGTAAACGCGAAATGTAAAATACTTGTATAAGCAACTCGAACGAATTTCTATGCTCAAGGATATCCTCCGCGTTGGCGCGCGTTAGCTATAGTCGTTGGCTCTTAACTTTCTGGAAGAGATTCCATGAATATTGTAGGACACATGTACTCTACGTATGCATGAAGAAAGTTTCCATCGTACACTGACGCGCCACTATGCCGACACTATACATCTCGATTACATGAACAGCACCGTGCAACATCGCGTCGACATTTCCTGAAGCTGAAAGATCGCGAGCTACTCGATAGAATATACCGCGCTCGTGGAAACAAAGGTGAAACGTATCTACGCGTTCGCTTATCGATGCTATCAAAACCAAATTTGACCTTCGTCGATTCCATCCAAGACTCTCGTATTTCTTCCGGAGTTGCTTTATTCGTCTCTGTCCAGCATACTTTTAGACGAGTTGTTTTTAATATTCGGTGTTATCGACGATCGAAACGGCAAAATTTAAGAAACGACTTAGAATTCTAGATCAGAACACCCATATCTCGGCGATGATGGCTCGCAAAAGCGATCGTCAGTTACTCGTAAGCTCGATACGAAGCTTCATGGATGGTAGTTTCTTCtccggccaggatatggccatccatTCTCAGGTCGATTTCGTCGGACTGGTTTATGGGATTACCTGAAAAGCAGAGATTCGTTTCCGTGAACGTATTGCTTTTCTATAAGCTTCCATCCCTTTCCCTCGAACTTTCACGGCCATTGCAAGGGAATTTAGGTTAATACAAATACTGTGGGGAATATAGGTACCATTCTTCGAAAGCATCGAATATTGAAACAGAGAATATTCCCCCTGGTTTTTCTAACTCAAGACGTCAATCTTCTAAAAATTCTGCCGCACTATATCAGTGGGAAACTTTAATAGCTACTTCCACGTTACGTAAGTTTTTAGCGAGTGTGTAGAGCTCAGCataatttactttattttcttaaaaaattcagGATTGTCTGCATCGTTATAAACTTTATACGAGTTCGAGAAGAATAAAAGTTCCTTTGTTCGAATCAGACATTCGCCTGGCAGTATTATTATCATCGTTTCGACCGGGTGAATTCTCGAACGTATCGCGCTAACAACTAACGCGAAAAAGAGCAATGGAACGTAATGGCGCGTCTTTTTTCAGATCGTTGTGCCCCGCGGAGCGAGACAGGCGAAAGGTCTTTTGTTGAGCTGCATAGAGGAGCCGGATCCCTGCATTATGTTCGAGCCGAAAATATTGTACCGCACCGCGATCGACGATGTGCCGACGACTCGTTACACGATCGAGATCGGCAAGGCTGAGGTTGTGAGGGAAGGTAGGCGTTCAGGAAGATGAACGGGACTCAGGGATAAGTTTCACTTCGTGCACCGCGTAACAACGTTGTCTGGACTAGCGATGGGACCGATACCAACTAGGTGTCGATGGTACTCCAGCTTACAAAACTATCCTTTACTGGGCCTGAATAGCTCAGTCGACTCTAACAAGCCAGGAGTAGAGCATATTCTTGAAAAAAGAAACATAGCTGACGATCTATATCTAAATTCTTATTCCTATAATATATCATAACATTAGATTTACGCAACTCAATTTATTTCagtgaatattatttttcaccaatttatgttgaatttgattaacGTAACGATGTGAATATTTTAAGTTAAAAAGATGCATTACAAATAGTCCGTGaatctagcgttgaagataaATTCTATCGAGCAAGACCAGTTGAAACCAGTGAATCGATCAGTCGACTCTAAAAGCCAGGAGTAGAGCATATTcttgaaaaaagaaatatagCTGACGATCTATATCTAAATTCTTATTCCTATAATATATCATAATCGTAAATGTCAACAAATGTTATAGATAAGTTGTAACATTAGATTTATGCAACTCAATTTATTTcagtgaatattattttttaccaatttatgttgaatttgattaacGTAAAGATGCATTATAAATAGTCCGTGaatctagcgttgaagataaATTCTATCGAGCAAGAGAGTGAAAATCTCGACAATCGTACCCCAACGGGACCTCAGAGGTGTTAAGACGAGCAAGGTCTAAAACTTTTGAGCCTCAGTGTACATGTTCGATACTAGATTACTGTCTGGCGACAATACTATCGGTTCGATATCATTCCCATCGCTAGTTTCACAGCACGGAGCGTTCAGCGCGCGTAGATCAATCTTCTTCCACGTCCGCCGCGACGACTTTTACTCAACGTCGTCGGGCTTTCTCATGTTCGTCGTTGGCGGTTAACCCGCGAAATTTACAGCGTCGTTTACCAACCACTAATTAACCATGTAAATAATTCGTTACGCCAAAGGTGATTGCACGTTTCGACGGTCTCGCGATTCCTTCGGACCACCTGCGCGACTCGAATCGAATTTCCCATTCCGTTATGTAAATTTCGATCGGTTAATTGCCTAATGTTCGGTATTACATCGCGCACGGTAATGTCACAGGATCAGTTTTGACCGCGGCTCGAATCTCTTATCAATCGTATCGAGTTTCTCGAACTCTGTCCCGCGTGTCGGACCTCCCATCGGACGTCAACGAGCGATTAAGTGATTGCAGGGAGTTAGTCGGGCAATTACTTTGCGTCgcgtattaataattgaaccgtcGAGTCTTTAAACACCGCCGCGAACCGTACCTGGCGCATTTAATGCGAGGTACGCTCCGTACGTCGTTCgagaatataatatttatcggcCGTAATCGTCCTTTCATTATCCAATCGGTGGAACAGTGCACGCGATGACCGGTCCTGGAACAGGATACGCGACCACGTAGGGAGGGGTAGGGGGAGGGGGGCGAGGGTGGGGAGGGAAGGCACAAGTACAGCGGTAATTGCGATATACAAGCGTAAGGTGAAACGAACGTTACACGTACACGATTGCATTTTCACGCA of the Colletes latitarsis isolate SP2378_abdomen chromosome 9, iyColLati1, whole genome shotgun sequence genome contains:
- the Bckdhb gene encoding branched chain keto acid dehydrogenase E1 subunit beta, whose product is MIFSKLCARFLNARASLRFNSVDRFVQRENVRCIHFTYYKDKNTNTSGETENMNMYQAINQGLRIALTNDPDAVIFGEDVAFGGVFRCTVDLQKEFGKDRVFNTPLCEQGIAGFGIGLATAGVTAIAEIQFADYIFPAFDQLVNEAAKVRYRSGGEFDCGKLTIRTPCGAVGHGGLYHSQSPEAYFAHTPGLKIVVPRGARQAKGLLLSCIEEPDPCIMFEPKILYRTAIDDVPTTRYTIEIGKAEVVREGDAVTLVGWGTQVHVLLEVADLVQEKLGVSCEVIDLVSILPWDAELVCKSAKKTGRIVIAHEAPLTSGFGAEITSTIQQECFLHLEAPIQRVTGWDSPFPHVFEPFYLPDKWRCFAAVRDILNY